A stretch of the Aphis gossypii isolate Hap1 chromosome 2, ASM2018417v2, whole genome shotgun sequence genome encodes the following:
- the LOC114131552 gene encoding uncharacterized protein LOC114131552 isoform X1, translated as MERNHYFSGSYDGLSDGDQHHHHFFKSSFAKSMALETTKSLNFADLDMTGNERYNTVGSQRQVNRRLSQRFETNENNESFEFIKKEYKHLQNLYNDLRSKHEKLMQKDANDQAPCIELTLAKSQVDTLQWQLKQVEASNQMYKAVLEQVSKFLEKAHTSLNTTLDKPNLPIKNRRPSLKSNKGEYTEKLSLEAFRLYRTVQSIIHTKEPDLVQHLTPCYSTLFEKNSNSSLCSCDSLPAVCNGVKCLEVSSSSSNHSETSIKGSDFFKKENKQKNNVIEDESGFSSISSHDNSNSPTYPELGLPPTGHFPIDKVSRRWSSVSTTPINQSFNYHTTGSSNTSPPIKVCWV; from the exons ATGGAaagaaatcattatttttcggGTTCGTATGACGGTCTGTCCGACGGCGACCAACATCATCACCACTTCTTCAAGAGTTCGTTCGCCAAGTCCATGGCGCTAGAGACGACCAAGTCGCTGAACTTTGCCGATCTAGATATGACCGGCAACGAACGGTACAACACTGTCGGATCGCAGCGGCag GTAAATAGAAGACTTTCTCAAAGGTTTGaaacaaatgaaaacaatGAATCAttcgaatttattaaaaaagaatacaaACATTTGCAAAAT CTTTACAACGACTTGCGTTCCAAACACGAAAAACTGATGCAGAAAGATGCCAATGACCAGGCACCTTGCATCGAGTTGACATTGGCAAAATCCCAAGTAGACACTCTTCAGTGGCAACTAAAACAG GTTGAGGCCAGTAATCAAATGTATAAAGCAGTGTTGGAGCAAGTATCTAAATTCTTAGAAAAAGCACACACGTCTTTGAATACAACCCTCGACAAACCTAATTTGCccattaaaaatag GAGACCATCATTGAAGAGTAATAAAGGTGAATATACCGAAAAGCTCTCGCTAGAAGCTTTTAGGTTGTATCGCACTGTCCAGTCTATAATTCATACCAAAGAACCAGATCTAGTCCAACACTTGACACCATGCTATAGTACATTATTTGAAAAGAACAGCAACTCTTCA CTTTGCAGTTGTGATTCTTTACCAGCTGTGTGTAATGGTGTGAAATGCTTGGAAGTTTCTAGTAGTAGTTCAAACCACAGTGAAACATCTATAAAAGGATCAGACTTTTTCAAGAAAGAAAATAAGCAAAAGAATAATGTCATAGAAGATGAGAGTGGTTTCTCATCAATCAGTTCACACGATAACAGTAATTCTCCTACTTACCCCGAATTGGGATTGCCACCAACCGGACATTTCCCAATTGATAAAGTTTCAAGAAGATGGAGTTCTGTGTCTACTACGCCTATTAATCAATCGTTCAATTACCACACGACTGGAAGTTCAAACACTTCGCCACCTATTAAAGTTTGTTgggtataa
- the LOC114131552 gene encoding uncharacterized protein LOC114131552 isoform X2, whose protein sequence is MERNHYFSGSYDGLSDGDQHHHHFFKSSFAKSMALETTKSLNFADLDMTGNERYNTVGSQRQLYNDLRSKHEKLMQKDANDQAPCIELTLAKSQVDTLQWQLKQVEASNQMYKAVLEQVSKFLEKAHTSLNTTLDKPNLPIKNRRPSLKSNKGEYTEKLSLEAFRLYRTVQSIIHTKEPDLVQHLTPCYSTLFEKNSNSSLCSCDSLPAVCNGVKCLEVSSSSSNHSETSIKGSDFFKKENKQKNNVIEDESGFSSISSHDNSNSPTYPELGLPPTGHFPIDKVSRRWSSVSTTPINQSFNYHTTGSSNTSPPIKVCWV, encoded by the exons ATGGAaagaaatcattatttttcggGTTCGTATGACGGTCTGTCCGACGGCGACCAACATCATCACCACTTCTTCAAGAGTTCGTTCGCCAAGTCCATGGCGCTAGAGACGACCAAGTCGCTGAACTTTGCCGATCTAGATATGACCGGCAACGAACGGTACAACACTGTCGGATCGCAGCGGCag CTTTACAACGACTTGCGTTCCAAACACGAAAAACTGATGCAGAAAGATGCCAATGACCAGGCACCTTGCATCGAGTTGACATTGGCAAAATCCCAAGTAGACACTCTTCAGTGGCAACTAAAACAG GTTGAGGCCAGTAATCAAATGTATAAAGCAGTGTTGGAGCAAGTATCTAAATTCTTAGAAAAAGCACACACGTCTTTGAATACAACCCTCGACAAACCTAATTTGCccattaaaaatag GAGACCATCATTGAAGAGTAATAAAGGTGAATATACCGAAAAGCTCTCGCTAGAAGCTTTTAGGTTGTATCGCACTGTCCAGTCTATAATTCATACCAAAGAACCAGATCTAGTCCAACACTTGACACCATGCTATAGTACATTATTTGAAAAGAACAGCAACTCTTCA CTTTGCAGTTGTGATTCTTTACCAGCTGTGTGTAATGGTGTGAAATGCTTGGAAGTTTCTAGTAGTAGTTCAAACCACAGTGAAACATCTATAAAAGGATCAGACTTTTTCAAGAAAGAAAATAAGCAAAAGAATAATGTCATAGAAGATGAGAGTGGTTTCTCATCAATCAGTTCACACGATAACAGTAATTCTCCTACTTACCCCGAATTGGGATTGCCACCAACCGGACATTTCCCAATTGATAAAGTTTCAAGAAGATGGAGTTCTGTGTCTACTACGCCTATTAATCAATCGTTCAATTACCACACGACTGGAAGTTCAAACACTTCGCCACCTATTAAAGTTTGTTgggtataa
- the LOC126550443 gene encoding uncharacterized protein LOC126550443, whose amino-acid sequence MTIISWCQEKIRRAYAACKRVILCRSDGNTEMDQDQVYHVDLPVRPGEQNPSDQLQVIGPLQRQRRRPDVQPIGMRRFADPEKVAALFKACKELRVPVGENRFKEGDDDSSGSAKTISGLYPQKNVSNQNGKK is encoded by the exons ATGACTATTATAAGTTGGTGTCAGGAAAAAATACGGCGTGCATATGCGGCGTGCAAACGCGTCATATTATGTCGCAGCGACGGAAACACCGAAATGGACCAAGACCAAGTTTATCATGTAGATTTACCCGTAAGAC CGGGCGAGCAAAACCCGTCGGACCAACTACAGGTCATTGGTCCATTGCAGCGACAGAGGCGCCGGCCGGACGTCCAGCCGATAGGTATGCGACGATTCGCCGACCCCGAGAAAGTAGCGGCTCTGTTTAAAGCGTGCAAGGAGCTTCGGGTGCCGGTGGGTGAAAACCGTTTCAAAGAAGGCGACGACGACAGCAGTGGTTCTGCAAAAACCATCTCGGGTCTCTACCCTCAAAAAAACGTCTCGAACCAAAACGGAAAAAAATAG